Below is a genomic region from Methanobacterium sp..
AGATCCTCAGATTAGTGGAAGATTACCAGCCATACTATGGAATGGTGCTGTTGGAGGTTTAGTTGCAGGAATAACATTGATAATACCATTTGTAATTCCATTTTATCTTATGTTGAGTGCAATTGAAAATTCAGGTATTTTAACCAGAGTAGCATTTATGATGGATACTGCAATGCATAAAATTGGTTTACATGGAAAGGCTTTAATTCCTCTTATTTTAGGTTATGGATGTAATGTTCCAGCAATTGACAGCACAAGAATTCTTGAAACCAGAAGAGAAAGATTGCTTGCAGCATTTGCAATAACATTTGCCCCATGTGCAGCCAGAACCATAGTAATACTGGGTTTAGTAGCGGTTTTCGTCAGCGTTTGGTGGGCGCTTGCGCTTTATGTTATAGATATTTTAATTATATTCGCTTTAGGTAGGATAGCATTGAAGATCGTTCCAGGAGAGTCTACAGGATTAATAATGGAAATGCACAGCTTTAAAGTTCCAAAACTTTCAATAATAGCAAAACAGACATGGATAAGGACTAAATCCCTTATATATCTGGTTTTACCGATTTATATATTTGGAACCGCTTTTGTACAGGCTCTTTATGTTCTGGGAGTTCTTGAGCCTATAAGTAATGCATTAGCTCCATTAACAGTATGGTGGCTTGGTCTTCCAGTAGTAGCGGGAGTATTACTTATTTTCGGCGCAATTAGAAAAGAATTTATTTTATTAATGTTGGTGGCTTTCTTCGGCACAAATTTGGCGCTGGTTCTGACACCAGTTCAGTTTATTGTTCTTGCACTTGTAGCAATGCTTTATCTGCCGTGTGCTTCAACTATAGCAGTTTTAGCCAGGGAATTTGGATGGAAATCAGCAGGAATGATCACAGCAGCTAATTTTATAACCGCAATAGTTCTTGGTGGAATAGCGTTCAGGCTGCTGTCTTTGGTTTATTAGATAAAATCTGAAATTAGCCGGAATTTTAAGAAATAAAATTTATTAGCATGGATTTTTTCAAAAATCGTAATTCTTTGGATTAACTTTATAAATCAGTCTTTTAAGGAAAGATTTAAATAATTTTCAAATAAAATATATTATTAAGAAAAAAATTGGTGTAAATATGGGGATTCTCAATGGTTTTTCCAAACCCAACATAAAAAAATTAGAAAGGGAAAAAGATGTTCAGGGACTGATTAATGCCTTAAAAAGTGAAGATGTTAATATTCGTTCAGAGGCAGCAAATGCTTTTACAAGAATTAGGGATGAATCATTGGTTGACCTTTTAATCAATGCATTAGATGATGAAAATACCGATGTTAGAGGTAATGCTGCTTCTGCTCTTGGTAAAATAGGGAATAAAAAGGCAACAGACTTTTTAATTCCATTACTTAAGGATGATAAATGGTTTGTAAGGATGCATGCCGCAATATCACTTGGTGAAATCGGCGATATTAATGCAGTAGATCCATTGATTGAAGCTTTGAATGATACAAAAATCCGAAATAATGCTGTTTTAGCCCTGGGTAAAATAGGAGATAAGAGGGCTGTAAATTCATTAATTCAATCATTAAAGGATGATGATATTGTTTTCTGCAGTAATGTAGAGGAGGCATTGGGGATGATAGGCGATGAAGAAGCTGTAGAACCACTTATTGAAGCATTGAACCATGAAGATATAAGTATTAAAAAGCATGCCGCAGAAGCTCTTGGTAAAATAGGGAGTAAAAAAGCAATTGAACCCTTAAAAGAAGCATTAAAGGATAAAAGATGGTATGTAAGGCTCCATATAGAAGAAGCTCTGGATGAAATTGAATCGAAGAAACATTAAAAGGATGAATTGCTTAATTATTAGTTTTTGATTAGTTATTTTTAGTAAAATATTGATTCTTCATCTCAAAATTTTAGGAAAAGTCTACAAAATATTGTCCATAAAATTAGTTATTATGTTTTTTGAGGGTTTATTGGTAATGTGAAATAGAAGGTTGATCCATTACCTGGAGTTGATTCAACCCATATTCGTCCTCCATGACGTTCAATTATCTTCTTTGATATAGAAAGTCCAATTCCACTTCCTCTGTATTCATCAATCGTATGCAGACGCTGGAAAATTTCAAATATACGTTCCATGTACTCTTTTTTTAGTCCGATTCCATTGTCTGTAATCTGGAAAATGTATTCATTGTTCTGTTTATCTTCTTTTGCTGTAATATGGATTTTTGGAGGTTCATCCGGCTTCCTGAACTTAATAGCATTGGAAATCAAATTCTGAAAAACCCTGCTAATCTGTTTAGAATCACCAAAAACATCTGGAAGAGTATCATACGTTATTTCAGCGCGGTTATTTTCTATATTAATCTTTAAATCATTTAAAACGTCTTTAATTATTTCTTCAATGTTAATTAATTTAAATTCTTTA
It encodes:
- a CDS encoding HEAT repeat domain-containing protein; its protein translation is MGILNGFSKPNIKKLEREKDVQGLINALKSEDVNIRSEAANAFTRIRDESLVDLLINALDDENTDVRGNAASALGKIGNKKATDFLIPLLKDDKWFVRMHAAISLGEIGDINAVDPLIEALNDTKIRNNAVLALGKIGDKRAVNSLIQSLKDDDIVFCSNVEEALGMIGDEEAVEPLIEALNHEDISIKKHAAEALGKIGSKKAIEPLKEALKDKRWYVRLHIEEALDEIESKKH
- a CDS encoding ATP-binding protein, yielding KDIVAPDKHPEMPKNAAELYSKGSATFQIVHLTKDGKRIPVEVNNHLIDYKGRKVCLAISRDISERKKSEKDQEKLIEDLKRSNEELRQYAHVISHDLQEPLRTIASFTQLLEMRYKGKFDEDAEEFMEYIVDASIRMKKMIQDLLEYSKVTTDAKEFKLINIEEIIKDVLNDLKINIENNRAEITYDTLPDVFGDSKQISRVFQNLISNAIKFRKPDEPPKIHITAKEDKQNNEYIFQITDNGIGLKKEYMERIFEIFQRLHTIDEYRGSGIGLSISKKIIERHGGRIWVESTPGNGSTFYFTLPINPQKT